A window from Xiphophorus maculatus strain JP 163 A chromosome 17, X_maculatus-5.0-male, whole genome shotgun sequence encodes these proteins:
- the LOC102225517 gene encoding diphosphoinositol polyphosphate phosphohydrolase 3-beta-like — protein sequence MKLKPNQTRTYDGEGFKKRAACLCFKNEREEEVLLVSSSRHPDQWIVPGGGMEPEEEPWGAAVREVFEEAGVKGKLGRLLGVFEQNQDRKHRTYVYVLTVTETLEAWEDSVNIGRKREWFTVDDAIKVLQSHKPVHAEYLRRLQLSCSPTNGNSILPSPPPNDNYPHYSTTTGAPSTGSVLGSSCR from the exons ATGAAGCTGAAACCGAACCAGACCAGGACGTACGACGGCGAGGGTTTTAAGAAAAGAGCGGCGTGTCTGTGCTTCAAGAATGAACGGGAGGAGGAG GTTCTGCTGGTCAGCAGCAGTCGGCACCCGGATCAGTGGATCGTTCCCGGAGGAGGGATGGAGCCCGAGGAGGAGCCCTGGGGCGCGGCGGTGCGAGAAGTCTTCGAGGAG GCCGGCGTGAAGGGCAAACTGGGACGCCTTCTCGGCGTGTTCGAG CAAAACCAGGACCGGAAGCACCGGACGTACGTTTATGTTTTGACTGTGACGGAGACGCTGGAGGCCTGGGAGGACTCGGTTAACATAG GCCGGAAGCGGGAGTGGTTCACCGTGGACGACGCCATCAAAGTGCTGCAGAGCCACAAACCCGTTCACGCCGAGTACCTGCGGAGGCTCCAGCTCAGCTGCTCCCCCACCAACGGGAACTCCATCCTCCCGAGCCCGCCTCCGAACGACAACTACCCTCACTACAGCACCACCACCGGCGCCCCCTCGACGGGCAGCGTGCTGGGCTCCTCCTGCAGATAG